From a single Sinomonas atrocyanea genomic region:
- a CDS encoding LOG family protein — protein sequence MNATPALSPMPRTLEVESLERFDALVAGGATAMAGWHVQSVDLTQRSGALKALDPSGAMFLGCRLADGMEQSLRTRGALVFPILPGVPFDPYRPTLYTGPELYAGVTVRPYEQTPDALIYAWTKRQGRAGVESAISAALHDHHIGEALQEALDGAFAGRRIVGVMGGHVAPRGSRTYDDAARLGRGLAAAGLVVATGGGPGAMEAANLGAYLSAFPERALDAALRQIAVVPLFRPSVSAWARAALGVLGGFPGGAENLGVPTWFYGHEPPNMFATHIAKYFANSVREAVLLEKCTGGVVFLPGAAGTVQEVFQDACENYYGADGTITPMVLLGVRHWTEELPAWPLLSRLAEGRGMAGRVHLVDSVDEAVAVLR from the coding sequence ATGAACGCCACGCCCGCGCTGAGTCCGATGCCCCGGACGCTCGAGGTCGAGTCCCTTGAGCGCTTCGATGCACTCGTGGCCGGCGGTGCGACGGCGATGGCCGGATGGCACGTCCAGTCGGTGGACCTCACACAACGCTCCGGCGCGCTCAAGGCGCTCGATCCCTCGGGAGCGATGTTCCTCGGCTGCCGGCTCGCCGACGGCATGGAGCAGTCGCTGCGCACCCGCGGCGCCCTGGTCTTCCCGATCCTCCCCGGGGTGCCCTTCGATCCCTACCGGCCCACCCTCTACACCGGGCCAGAGCTGTATGCCGGCGTCACCGTCCGGCCCTACGAGCAGACGCCGGACGCCCTCATCTATGCCTGGACCAAGCGGCAGGGGCGCGCCGGGGTCGAGTCCGCGATCTCGGCAGCCCTCCACGACCACCACATCGGCGAGGCGCTCCAGGAGGCCCTCGACGGCGCGTTCGCCGGGCGCCGGATCGTGGGCGTCATGGGCGGCCACGTCGCTCCCCGCGGGAGCCGCACCTACGACGACGCCGCGCGCCTCGGGCGAGGGCTCGCGGCGGCGGGGCTCGTGGTCGCCACCGGGGGAGGGCCGGGGGCGATGGAGGCCGCGAACCTGGGCGCCTACCTCTCGGCCTTCCCGGAGCGGGCGCTCGACGCGGCGCTGCGGCAGATCGCCGTCGTGCCCCTCTTCCGCCCGTCCGTCAGTGCGTGGGCGCGGGCCGCGCTCGGGGTCCTCGGCGGGTTCCCCGGGGGCGCCGAGAACCTCGGGGTGCCCACGTGGTTCTACGGGCACGAGCCGCCCAACATGTTCGCGACCCACATCGCCAAGTACTTCGCCAACTCGGTCCGGGAGGCCGTGCTCCTCGAGAAGTGCACCGGCGGGGTGGTCTTCCTCCCGGGCGCGGCGGGGACGGTGCAGGAGGTGTTCCAGGACGCGTGCGAGAACTACTACGGCGCGGACGGGACCATCACCCCGATGGTGCTCCTCGGGGTGCGGCACTGGACCGAGGAACTGCCGGCGTGGCCGCTGCTGTCGAGGCTGGCCGAGGGGCGGGGCATGGCCGGGCGCGTGCACCTCGTCGACTCGGTGGACGAGGCGGTCGCGGTCCTGCGCTGA
- a CDS encoding alpha-ketoacid dehydrogenase subunit beta, with protein MSITAENPAAAGAPAPSSVPVEPEAGTRRLNTAKALQEAIASQMEANPEVFVMGEDVGVYGGIFSSTTGLLDKFGPQRVIDTPISETAFIGLGIGAAVEGMRPIVELMFVDFFGVCMDQIYNHMAKIHFESGGNVKVPMVLMTATGGGYSDGAQHSQSLWGTFAHLPGMKVVVPSTPYDAKGLMTAAILSDDPVVYMFHKGVMGLPWMAKNKRSIGAVPEQDYVVPIGKAKVAREGTDVSIVTLSLSVHHSLDVAEKLAGEGISVEVLDLRSVVPLDREAIAATAAKTGRVIVVDEDYQSFGLSGEIAATLAENPSSRGAAFSRVCVPDVPIPYARDLEYAVLPTPARIEAAVRAAVAG; from the coding sequence ATGAGCATCACGGCAGAGAATCCGGCAGCGGCGGGCGCGCCGGCGCCGTCGTCCGTCCCCGTCGAACCCGAGGCGGGAACGCGGCGGCTCAATACGGCCAAGGCACTCCAGGAGGCCATCGCGTCCCAGATGGAGGCCAACCCGGAGGTGTTCGTCATGGGGGAGGACGTCGGAGTCTATGGCGGCATCTTCTCCTCGACCACCGGCCTCCTGGACAAGTTCGGGCCGCAGCGCGTCATCGACACGCCGATCTCGGAGACGGCGTTCATCGGCTTGGGCATCGGCGCTGCCGTGGAGGGCATGCGCCCGATCGTGGAGCTCATGTTCGTCGACTTCTTCGGCGTGTGCATGGACCAGATCTACAACCACATGGCCAAGATCCACTTCGAGTCCGGCGGCAACGTCAAGGTTCCGATGGTGCTCATGACGGCCACCGGCGGCGGCTATTCGGACGGTGCCCAGCACTCCCAGTCGCTGTGGGGCACGTTCGCCCACCTGCCGGGAATGAAGGTTGTGGTCCCGTCCACGCCGTATGACGCGAAGGGCCTCATGACCGCCGCCATCCTCTCCGACGACCCGGTCGTGTACATGTTCCACAAGGGCGTCATGGGCCTGCCGTGGATGGCCAAGAACAAGCGGAGCATCGGCGCGGTGCCCGAGCAGGACTATGTCGTGCCGATCGGCAAGGCCAAGGTGGCGCGCGAGGGCACGGACGTGAGCATCGTGACCCTCTCGCTGTCCGTGCACCACAGCCTCGACGTCGCCGAGAAGCTCGCGGGCGAGGGGATCAGCGTCGAGGTGCTCGACTTGCGCTCCGTCGTGCCGCTGGACCGCGAGGCCATTGCCGCGACCGCCGCCAAGACAGGCCGGGTGATCGTGGTGGACGAGGACTACCAGTCGTTCGGCCTCTCGGGCGAGATCGCCGCCACGCTCGCCGAGAACCCCTCGAGCCGCGGCGCCGCGTTCTCGCGGGTCTGCGTGCCGGACGTCCCGATCCCGTATGCGCGCGACCTCGAGTACGCGGTCCTGCCGACCCCCGCTCGGATCGAGGCGGCTGTCAGGGCGGCGGTGGCTGGATGA
- a CDS encoding thiamine pyrophosphate-dependent dehydrogenase E1 component subunit alpha gives MTVQHAAAPTGLAATERVELLRTMILIRAFEEAILRDYHADKKPAWDIGAGLIPGEMHLSAGQEPVAAGICAHLTAEDAVTATHRPHHLAIAHGMDLNRLAAEIYGRETGLGRGRGGHMHLFDPDTHFSCSGIIAEGYPPALGQAFAFQRRGTDRIAVAVTGEGAANQGAFHESLNLAALWKLPVVFVVEDNDWAISVPRASSTSVPSNADRAAGYGIPGARVEGNDVEAIHAAAGDAVARARAGEGPSLLEVHTLRLWGHFEGDAQGYRPELAEVPERDPIPAYEQALTAEGVLTAGRADQFRAEAGQRVGAALEFAKSSPTPSPEEALRYVFTEGAPR, from the coding sequence ATGACAGTCCAGCATGCCGCCGCCCCTACGGGGCTCGCGGCCACGGAGCGCGTCGAACTGCTCCGCACCATGATCCTGATCCGTGCCTTCGAGGAGGCCATCCTGCGGGACTACCACGCGGACAAGAAGCCCGCCTGGGACATCGGCGCGGGCCTGATCCCCGGAGAGATGCACCTCTCCGCCGGGCAGGAGCCGGTCGCTGCCGGGATCTGCGCGCACCTCACCGCGGAGGATGCCGTGACAGCCACCCACCGCCCGCACCACCTCGCCATCGCCCACGGCATGGATCTGAACAGGCTCGCTGCCGAGATCTACGGCCGCGAGACGGGGCTCGGCCGCGGCCGCGGCGGGCACATGCACCTGTTCGACCCCGACACCCACTTCTCCTGCTCAGGGATCATCGCGGAGGGGTACCCGCCAGCGCTCGGGCAGGCGTTTGCGTTCCAGCGGCGCGGGACCGACCGGATCGCGGTCGCCGTGACGGGCGAGGGTGCGGCGAACCAGGGGGCGTTCCACGAGTCCCTCAACCTCGCGGCCCTGTGGAAGCTGCCGGTGGTCTTCGTCGTCGAGGACAACGACTGGGCGATCTCCGTCCCGCGCGCCTCCTCCACCTCGGTGCCCAGCAACGCGGACCGTGCGGCCGGCTACGGGATCCCGGGCGCGCGCGTGGAGGGCAACGACGTCGAGGCCATCCACGCCGCTGCCGGCGACGCCGTGGCGCGGGCGCGCGCGGGCGAGGGGCCGAGCCTGCTCGAGGTCCACACCCTGCGTCTGTGGGGTCACTTCGAGGGCGACGCGCAGGGGTACCGGCCTGAGCTTGCCGAGGTGCCCGAGCGCGATCCCATCCCCGCCTACGAGCAGGCGCTGACGGCCGAGGGCGTGCTGACCGCCGGCCGTGCCGACCAATTCCGGGCCGAGGCGGGACAGCGGGTTGGGGCAGCGCTCGAGTTCGCCAAGTCCTCGCCCACCCCCAGCCCGGAGGAAGCCCTCCGCTACGTCTTCACGGAAGGAGCCCCACGATGA
- a CDS encoding biotin/lipoyl-containing protein: MSTEVRFPKMTDAGDSSGVLATWYVEDGEQVSEGQVLADVAVEKVDAEVTAPVAGTVTRAVDEEAEVAEGSVIATIA, translated from the coding sequence ATGAGCACGGAGGTCCGGTTCCCGAAGATGACGGACGCCGGCGACTCCTCGGGGGTGCTTGCGACCTGGTACGTCGAGGACGGGGAGCAGGTGTCCGAGGGACAGGTGCTCGCGGACGTCGCGGTGGAGAAGGTCGACGCTGAGGTCACCGCGCCCGTGGCGGGCACGGTGACACGCGCCGTGGACGAGGAGGCCGAGGTCGCCGAGGGGTCAGTGATCGCGACGATCGCGTAG
- a CDS encoding MBL fold metallo-hydrolase: MAPSLAPRIVTLGTAGGPRWWAAADSGERTGIATAVVVGDAFYLVDAGQGAGRRLAQSGLDLSGMRALFITHLHSDHVYDLAGIGIFGLYALQHRAGTDPVRIIGPGNRGELPPVSPRAVVPPAPLAPHNPTPGTREMFEALMAAHATDLNDRILDSLKPSPLDVFHAEDIEIPAGIGYHPNTNATPEMAPFEVYRDELVAVTAILVEHPPIAPAFAFRFDTAEGSVTISGDTCFTANLVALAQGTDLLLHEAIDFDWVESLYGDRTDEASRAARDHHYKSHTSVREAAKAAEAAGAAALALHHLVPGHAPERVWAEAAEHFSGRFVLPRDLDVIPFGRQR, from the coding sequence ATGGCCCCGAGCCTCGCCCCCCGCATCGTCACCCTCGGCACCGCCGGGGGCCCCCGCTGGTGGGCCGCCGCCGACTCCGGCGAACGCACCGGGATCGCCACCGCCGTGGTGGTCGGGGACGCGTTCTACCTCGTCGACGCCGGCCAGGGCGCTGGCCGCCGGCTCGCGCAGTCGGGGCTGGACCTCTCCGGGATGCGGGCGCTGTTCATCACGCACCTGCACTCCGACCACGTCTACGACCTCGCCGGGATCGGGATCTTCGGCCTCTACGCCCTCCAGCACCGGGCGGGCACGGACCCCGTGCGCATCATCGGCCCCGGCAACCGCGGCGAGCTGCCCCCGGTGTCCCCGCGCGCCGTCGTGCCTCCTGCCCCGCTCGCCCCGCACAACCCCACCCCGGGGACGCGGGAGATGTTCGAGGCGCTCATGGCGGCGCACGCCACCGACCTCAACGACCGCATCCTCGACTCGCTCAAGCCGAGCCCCCTGGACGTGTTCCATGCCGAGGACATCGAGATTCCGGCCGGCATCGGCTACCACCCGAACACCAACGCGACCCCCGAGATGGCCCCCTTCGAGGTCTACCGCGACGAGCTCGTCGCCGTCACCGCGATCCTCGTCGAGCACCCGCCCATCGCCCCGGCCTTCGCGTTCCGCTTCGACACCGCCGAGGGCTCGGTGACGATCTCCGGCGACACCTGCTTCACCGCCAACCTCGTCGCCCTCGCGCAGGGCACGGACCTGCTCCTGCACGAGGCGATCGACTTCGACTGGGTCGAGTCCCTCTACGGGGACCGGACGGACGAGGCCTCCCGCGCGGCCCGCGACCACCACTACAAGTCGCACACGAGCGTGCGCGAGGCGGCCAAGGCCGCCGAGGCCGCGGGCGCCGCCGCGCTCGCCCTGCACCACCTCGTCCCCGGCCACGCCCCCGAGCGCGTGTGGGCCGAGGCGGCCGAGCACTTCTCGGGCCGCTTCGTGCTCCCGAGGGATCTGGACGTCATTCCCTTTGGCCGCCAGCGCTGA
- a CDS encoding Gfo/Idh/MocA family oxidoreductase: MKAITLGLVGVGRIGAMHARTIAALAPAFARRGVGLRLALTDVAEDHARAVAGEVGADFVPGGAPGLIAHGVDALVVATGTQTHPELIRAGVDAGIPVFCEKPVAGSVADSLPVLEYIAARGGVVQIGHQRRFDAGYLEAKRRLDAGEIGWIHSLRAVTGDMAPPPVEFLATSGGLFRDCSVHDFDILRWLTGREITEVYAKGSNNGDPAIGEVGDVDTALAVVTFDDGTVGTVAATRYNGAGHDVRLEIQGSESSVMVGLDEKTALRSTEPGVAFPAGETHRTFAERFAAAYRAELAAFVELVLGERENPCTPEDAVAASRVADAARESLETGAPVRVAVAARA; the protein is encoded by the coding sequence ATGAAGGCCATCACCCTGGGGCTCGTCGGCGTCGGCCGCATCGGCGCTATGCATGCCCGCACCATCGCTGCCCTCGCCCCTGCCTTCGCCCGACGCGGGGTCGGGCTCCGCCTGGCCCTCACGGACGTCGCCGAGGACCACGCCCGCGCCGTCGCCGGCGAGGTCGGGGCCGACTTCGTCCCCGGGGGCGCCCCGGGCCTCATCGCCCACGGCGTGGACGCCCTCGTCGTCGCGACCGGGACGCAAACGCACCCCGAGCTCATCCGCGCCGGGGTGGACGCCGGCATCCCGGTGTTCTGCGAGAAGCCGGTGGCCGGCTCGGTCGCGGACTCCCTGCCCGTCCTCGAGTACATCGCGGCGAGGGGCGGCGTGGTGCAGATCGGCCACCAGCGCCGCTTCGACGCCGGTTACCTCGAGGCCAAGCGCCGCCTGGATGCCGGGGAGATCGGCTGGATCCACTCGCTGCGCGCCGTGACCGGGGACATGGCCCCGCCGCCGGTCGAGTTCCTCGCCACGTCCGGCGGCCTCTTCCGCGACTGCTCCGTGCACGACTTCGACATCCTGCGCTGGCTCACCGGCCGCGAGATCACCGAGGTCTATGCCAAGGGGTCCAACAACGGCGACCCGGCGATCGGCGAGGTCGGGGACGTGGACACGGCGCTCGCCGTCGTCACGTTCGACGACGGCACCGTGGGCACCGTCGCCGCGACCCGCTACAACGGGGCCGGGCACGATGTGCGCCTGGAGATCCAGGGCTCGGAGTCCTCGGTCATGGTGGGCCTGGACGAGAAGACGGCGCTGCGCTCCACCGAGCCCGGCGTGGCGTTCCCCGCGGGGGAGACCCACAGGACCTTCGCCGAGCGGTTCGCCGCCGCCTACCGCGCCGAGCTCGCCGCGTTCGTCGAGCTCGTCCTCGGCGAGCGGGAGAACCCCTGCACGCCCGAGGACGCCGTCGCCGCCTCCCGCGTGGCCGACGCCGCGCGGGAGTCCCTCGAGACCGGCGCCCCCGTGAGGGTGGCGGTTGCCGCGCGCGCCTGA
- a CDS encoding MFS transporter — protein MTTESTTTASQAAAPIGTLNTKDMRRILASSFIGSAIEYYDFMLYATAASLVFDKVFFANLGPGFALFASFVTLAVGYVARPLGGLVFGHFGDLVGRKKVLVLSMVIMGAGTVAIGLLPPTAQVGMAAPITLVVLRLIQGVAVGGEWGGAALMAIEHAPKRHRGFAASFANAGGPAGAILGTLGLSLFAALSGSQFLVWGWRVPFLLSAVLIGVGLVIRLKVSETPAFQRLETASEKRRVPIAEVLRHSKRAVLLGLAATTAFYVCQAMTTVWGVSVAVASGADKNGVLNIKAAAAVLTLVVCFISARLSDRLGRRRVLAFGALLGIVAAYPTVLLMTNGTLWGFGLAIVIGNGLVQGVLYGPIAAYVAEQFPTRHRYTGASVAYHTASMLGAGFTPMIITGLILAAGGALWPVAVFWVAVLLVALVAVLSTAEGTRRELD, from the coding sequence GTGACCACTGAAAGCACCACGACGGCCTCCCAGGCTGCCGCACCCATCGGGACGCTCAACACGAAGGACATGCGCCGCATCCTGGCCTCGTCCTTCATCGGCAGCGCCATCGAGTACTACGACTTCATGCTCTACGCGACCGCCGCCTCCCTCGTCTTCGACAAGGTGTTCTTCGCGAACCTCGGGCCCGGCTTCGCGCTGTTCGCCTCGTTCGTGACGCTCGCGGTCGGCTACGTGGCGCGGCCGCTCGGCGGCCTGGTCTTCGGCCACTTCGGCGACCTCGTGGGCCGCAAGAAGGTGCTCGTCCTGTCGATGGTGATCATGGGCGCGGGCACGGTCGCCATCGGCCTGCTGCCGCCCACCGCGCAGGTGGGCATGGCCGCGCCCATTACGCTCGTGGTGCTCCGCCTCATCCAGGGCGTCGCGGTGGGCGGCGAGTGGGGCGGCGCGGCGCTGATGGCCATCGAGCACGCGCCGAAGCGCCACCGGGGCTTCGCGGCCTCCTTCGCCAACGCCGGCGGCCCGGCCGGCGCGATCCTCGGCACGCTGGGCCTCTCCCTCTTCGCCGCGCTCTCCGGCAGCCAATTCCTCGTCTGGGGCTGGCGGGTGCCGTTCCTCCTCTCGGCCGTCCTGATCGGGGTGGGCCTCGTGATCCGGCTCAAGGTCTCGGAGACGCCCGCCTTCCAGCGCCTCGAGACCGCCAGCGAGAAGCGCCGCGTGCCGATCGCCGAGGTGCTCCGCCACTCCAAGCGCGCCGTCCTGCTCGGGCTGGCCGCGACCACCGCCTTCTACGTCTGCCAGGCGATGACGACCGTGTGGGGCGTCTCGGTGGCCGTCGCCTCGGGCGCCGACAAGAACGGGGTGCTCAACATCAAGGCCGCCGCGGCGGTCCTGACCCTCGTGGTGTGCTTCATCTCGGCGCGCCTCTCCGACCGGCTCGGACGACGCCGCGTGCTCGCCTTCGGAGCGCTGCTCGGCATCGTCGCGGCGTACCCGACCGTCCTGCTGATGACCAACGGCACGCTCTGGGGCTTCGGGCTCGCGATCGTGATCGGCAACGGCCTCGTCCAGGGCGTCCTCTACGGCCCCATCGCCGCGTACGTCGCCGAGCAGTTCCCCACCCGGCACCGCTACACGGGCGCCTCGGTGGCGTACCACACGGCCTCCATGCTCGGCGCCGGCTTCACGCCGATGATCATCACGGGCCTGATCCTCGCCGCCGGCGGCGCGCTGTGGCCGGTCGCGGTGTTCTGGGTCGCTGTCCTGCTCGTCGCCCTCGTCGCCGTCCTGTCGACGGCGGAGGGCACCCGGCGCGAGCTCGACTGA
- a CDS encoding CehA/McbA family metallohydrolase, with product MTSPCKAHSGDTPAPLSPSRRGFLAAALTGAALTLAPMSFAAADSGTQKTKTITGHLDPGAADFVYLPVEVPAGVNRISVSYTYSKPTVAPGLLSNSCDIGIFDEQGTRLQGKGFRGWSGGFRTEFFISAAEATPGYLPGPVGKGTWNIALGPYQVAEAGLDYSVTVTLDYGPDGAPFQPKYPAQAVAGKGAGWYRGDAHLHTVYSDGKRTPEEVAAGARAARLDFMISTDHNTPASHGVWGPLAGNDLLILTGEEVTTRNGHYLALGLPPGDWIDWRYRARDKGFEDAAQLIHSRGGLVVPAHPYCPYVACRWKFGYDDADAVEVWTGPWTHDDEMSISTWDSMLVHSVRTNGRWLPAMGNSDAHSSPQVIGWPHNVVNAAALSHDAILEGIRSGRSWIAQSADITLDLTVKSGGKTAGIGERLDVPQDAPVTVTANVGGVPNGVVRFITDEGQTRQVTLPASGQGTVTWTTTPQLAAYLRVEVRHPKADGTSGSGTEMGPDLPLGPMAALTNPVFLGSK from the coding sequence GTGACTTCCCCCTGCAAGGCCCACAGCGGCGACACCCCTGCCCCCCTCTCCCCCTCGCGCCGGGGCTTTCTGGCGGCCGCGCTCACCGGCGCGGCGCTGACCCTGGCGCCCATGAGCTTCGCGGCCGCGGACAGCGGAACGCAGAAGACCAAGACGATCACCGGCCACCTGGATCCGGGCGCGGCCGACTTCGTCTACCTGCCCGTGGAGGTCCCCGCGGGCGTGAACAGGATCAGCGTCTCCTACACGTACAGCAAGCCCACGGTGGCCCCGGGACTGCTCTCCAACTCGTGCGACATCGGCATCTTCGACGAGCAGGGCACCCGCCTCCAGGGCAAGGGCTTCCGCGGCTGGTCCGGCGGCTTCCGGACGGAGTTCTTCATCAGCGCCGCCGAGGCCACGCCCGGCTACCTGCCCGGACCGGTCGGCAAGGGCACCTGGAACATCGCCCTCGGGCCGTACCAGGTCGCCGAGGCCGGGCTCGACTACTCGGTCACCGTCACCCTCGACTACGGCCCGGACGGCGCCCCCTTCCAGCCGAAGTACCCGGCCCAGGCCGTGGCCGGCAAGGGCGCGGGCTGGTACCGCGGCGACGCCCACCTGCACACCGTCTACTCGGACGGCAAGCGGACCCCGGAGGAGGTGGCCGCCGGCGCCCGGGCCGCCCGCCTCGACTTCATGATCTCCACCGACCACAACACGCCCGCCTCGCACGGGGTGTGGGGCCCGCTGGCCGGCAACGACCTCCTCATCCTCACCGGCGAAGAGGTCACCACCCGCAACGGCCACTACCTCGCGCTCGGCCTCCCGCCCGGGGACTGGATCGACTGGCGCTACCGCGCCCGGGACAAGGGCTTCGAGGACGCCGCCCAGCTCATCCACTCCCGCGGCGGCCTCGTGGTCCCGGCCCACCCGTACTGCCCCTACGTCGCGTGCCGGTGGAAGTTCGGCTACGACGACGCCGACGCGGTCGAGGTCTGGACGGGCCCCTGGACCCACGACGACGAGATGTCGATCAGCACGTGGGACTCCATGCTCGTCCACTCCGTGCGGACCAACGGCCGCTGGCTGCCGGCCATGGGCAACAGCGACGCGCACAGCTCCCCGCAGGTCATCGGCTGGCCGCACAACGTGGTCAACGCCGCGGCGCTCTCGCACGACGCGATCCTGGAGGGCATCCGCAGCGGCCGATCCTGGATCGCGCAGTCGGCGGACATCACCCTCGACCTCACCGTGAAGTCCGGCGGGAAGACCGCGGGCATCGGCGAGCGGCTCGACGTGCCCCAGGACGCCCCGGTCACGGTGACGGCGAACGTCGGCGGCGTCCCGAACGGGGTGGTCCGCTTCATCACCGACGAGGGCCAGACGCGGCAGGTCACGCTCCCGGCCTCGGGCCAGGGCACGGTCACGTGGACCACGACGCCGCAGCTGGCCGCCTACCTCCGCGTCGAGGTCCGCCACCCCAAGGCGGACGGCACCTCGGGCAGCGGCACCGAGATGGGCCCGGACCTCCCGCTCGGGCCGATGGCGGCCCTGACGAACCCGGTCTTCCTCGGGTCCAAGTAG
- a CDS encoding LysR family transcriptional regulator translates to MSSEFTLRQLEYFVAVLDAGSVTEAARRSSISQAAASMAIGQLERALGVDLFVRARSKRLVPTEAGTALGLRARRVLDEAAEIPASVRSGWEELRGRVRLGCMIAISPRLMPRLLAETARRWPEIEVEFVEGAAEELQRAVADGELDAAVVYSLQAVPGVDFVTLAESRPHFQLAEGHPLAGRASLRFADLAEYDAVLFDVPPSAERVLAMFESAGVAPRVRWRSVVSETIRAIVASGLGYSVTNVWEGVEELFRSSGVVLVPVADPTPHNAVVAAVPPGLRRPRRVDAVLGAAREVTGG, encoded by the coding sequence ATGTCTTCGGAATTCACCCTCCGCCAGCTCGAGTACTTCGTCGCGGTGCTCGACGCCGGCTCCGTCACCGAGGCGGCCCGGCGCAGCAGCATCTCCCAGGCGGCCGCGTCCATGGCGATCGGCCAGCTCGAGCGCGCCCTCGGCGTCGACCTGTTCGTCCGGGCGCGGTCCAAGCGGCTCGTGCCCACAGAGGCCGGCACGGCGCTCGGCCTGCGGGCGCGGCGGGTGCTCGACGAGGCCGCCGAGATCCCCGCGAGCGTGCGCTCAGGCTGGGAGGAGCTGAGGGGGCGGGTCCGGCTCGGCTGCATGATCGCGATCAGCCCGCGCCTCATGCCCCGGCTCCTGGCCGAGACGGCGCGCCGGTGGCCGGAGATCGAGGTGGAGTTCGTCGAGGGCGCCGCCGAGGAGCTCCAGCGCGCCGTCGCCGACGGCGAGCTCGACGCCGCGGTGGTGTACTCGCTGCAGGCGGTGCCCGGGGTGGACTTCGTGACCCTCGCCGAGTCGCGGCCGCACTTCCAGCTGGCCGAGGGCCACCCGCTCGCGGGGCGTGCGTCGCTGCGCTTCGCCGACCTCGCAGAGTACGACGCGGTCCTCTTCGACGTCCCCCCGAGCGCCGAACGGGTCCTGGCGATGTTCGAGTCCGCGGGCGTGGCGCCGCGGGTGCGGTGGCGCAGCGTGGTGTCCGAGACGATCCGCGCGATCGTCGCGAGCGGGCTGGGCTATTCGGTGACCAACGTCTGGGAGGGCGTCGAGGAGCTGTTCCGCTCGAGCGGCGTGGTGCTCGTGCCCGTCGCGGACCCCACGCCGCACAACGCGGTGGTCGCCGCCGTCCCGCCGGGGCTGCGCCGCCCCCGCCGCGTCGACGCCGTCCTCGGGGCCGCCCGTGAGGTCACCGGCGGGTAG
- a CDS encoding IclR family transcriptional regulator, with product MPFPIGGDGAVQSWGVVTMKPAAAPTLIASVSRALELADAVARSSRPVPAKQLSRATGLSLGTTYNLLRTLVHEEYLAQEPDGFVLGPAHPSQAGLGPGALLARARAALTGLRDHLNAAAYLGRYADGEIEIVDIVDGPTAPRVDLWVGVQESAHATAFGKQILASLPGTERADYLARHPLVSLTPYTVRTSGELERRAVLSPGLSVDQQEYALGSKCLAVPVAARGFIGSLAVSLPMASRASAEDLAGQLGVAAERLSVTIGTEFTI from the coding sequence ATGCCGTTCCCCATAGGCGGGGACGGCGCCGTGCAGTCCTGGGGAGTCGTGACGATGAAGCCGGCCGCAGCGCCAACCCTCATCGCCTCGGTGAGCCGAGCGCTCGAGCTGGCCGACGCCGTCGCCCGTTCCTCGCGCCCGGTACCGGCCAAACAGCTCTCCCGGGCCACCGGGCTGAGCTTGGGGACCACGTACAACCTTCTCCGCACGCTCGTCCATGAGGAGTACCTCGCCCAGGAGCCCGACGGGTTCGTGCTCGGTCCAGCGCATCCCAGTCAGGCCGGTCTGGGTCCCGGCGCCCTCCTCGCCCGAGCGCGCGCTGCCCTCACTGGCCTTCGCGACCACCTCAACGCGGCCGCCTACCTGGGCAGGTACGCGGACGGGGAGATCGAGATCGTGGACATCGTGGACGGGCCCACCGCGCCGCGGGTGGACCTGTGGGTCGGGGTGCAGGAGAGTGCGCACGCCACCGCGTTCGGCAAGCAGATCCTCGCATCGCTGCCGGGCACGGAGCGCGCAGACTACCTCGCGCGGCACCCGCTCGTGTCCCTGACGCCCTACACCGTCCGCACCTCGGGGGAGCTCGAGCGGCGCGCCGTCCTCAGCCCCGGCCTCTCGGTGGACCAGCAGGAGTACGCGCTGGGCAGCAAGTGCCTGGCAGTGCCGGTGGCCGCCCGCGGCTTCATCGGCTCCCTCGCGGTGTCCCTGCCGATGGCTTCGAGGGCCTCGGCCGAGGATCTCGCCGGCCAGCTCGGCGTCGCCGCGGAGCGGCTCTCGGTGACCATCGGGACCGAGTTCACCATCTGA